A portion of the Camelus ferus isolate YT-003-E chromosome 16, BCGSAC_Cfer_1.0, whole genome shotgun sequence genome contains these proteins:
- the WNT9B gene encoding protein Wnt-9b, protein MRPQPALALAALCLLALPAAAAAAYFGLTGREVLTPFPGLGTAAAPAQGGAHLKQCDLLKLSRRQKQLCRREPGLAETLQDAAHLSLLECQFQFRHERWNCSLEGRTGLLKRGFKETAFLYAVSSAALTHTLARACSAGRMERCTCDDSPGLESRQAWQWGVCGDNLKYSTKFLNNFLGPKRGSKDLRARADAHNTHVGIKAVKSGLRTTCKCHGVSGSCAVRTCWKQLSPFRETGQVLKLRYDSAVKVSSATNEALGRLELWAPAKPGSPTKGLAPRPGDLVYMEDSPSFCRPSKYSPGTAGRVCSREASCSSLCCGRGYDTQSRLVAFSCHCQVQWCCYVECQQCVQEELVYTCKH, encoded by the exons CTTGACTGGGCGGGAGGTCCTGACGCCCTTCCCGGGGCTGGGCACCGCCGCTGCCCCGGCACAAGGTGGGGCCCACCTGAAGCAGTGTGACCTCCTGAAGCTGTCCCGCCGGCAAAAGCAGCTCTGTCGGAGGGAGCCAGGCCTGGCTGAGACCCTGCAGGACGCTGCACATCTCAGCCTGCTCGAGTGCCAGTTTCAGTTCCGGCATGAGCGCTGGAACTGCAGCCTGGAAGGGAGGACAGGGCTGCTCAAGAGAG GTTTCAAGGAGACGGCCTTTCTGTACGCGGTGTCTTCGGCTGCCCTCACCCACACCCTGGCCCGGGCCTGCAGCGCCGGGCGCATGGAGCGTTGCACCTGCGATGACTCTCCAGGCCTGGAAAGCCGGCAGGCCTGGCAGTGGGGTGTGTGTGGCGACAATCTCAAGTATAGCACAAAGTTCCTGAACAACTTCCTGGGGCCCAAGAGAGGAAGCAAAGACCTGCGGGCACGGGCAGACGCCCACAACACCCACGTGGGGATCAAG GCTGTGAAGAGTGGCCTCAGGACCACGTGTAAGTGCCATGGTGTGTCAGGCTCCTGTGCTGTGCGCACCTGCTGGAAGCAGCTCTCCCCATTCCGTGAGACAGGCCAGGTGTTGAAGCTGCGCTACGACTCAGCTGTCAAGGTGTCCAGTGCCACCAACGAGGCCTTGGGCCGCCTGGAGCTGTGGGCACCTGCCAAGCCGGGCAGCCCCACCAAGGGCCTGGCCCCGCGGCCTGGGGACCTGGTCTACATGGAGGACTCACCCAGTTTCTGCCGGCCCAGCAAGTACTCCCCTGGCACTGCGGGCAGGGTGTGCTCCCGGGAGGCCAGCTGCAGTAGCCTGTGCTGCGGGCGGGGCTACGACACCCAGAGCCGCCTGGTGGCCTTCTCCTGCCACTGCCAGGTGCAGTGGTGCTGCTACGTGGAGTGCCAGCAGTGTGTGCAGGAGGAGCTTGTGTATACCTGTAAGCACTAG